One region of Chryseobacterium muglaense genomic DNA includes:
- a CDS encoding c-type cytochrome, protein MKTRTPISIYIAITIGITVMAFEMFAQDANYFSTPFFWALLIIITILLLIMNSIGDLVENERFARLTDEEKQEYITNNTTPYFQKLWNSAFKKQSQTEEKDLLIDHGFDGITELDNSLPKWWIGLFYFGMIFCAVYIIAFAFTDYAHPEAEYEKESKLQLASIEEYEKTAPAINLETAKYSSDYVAEGEQLFKTNCVTCHAEGGKGGIGPNLTDTHWINIKEKSLFKNVFWMLENGSPNNPTMRPFIKDGTITGRDAEKIASYIYHINQEKAPITEKQGGAAPQGEIAKWQE, encoded by the coding sequence ATGAAAACGAGAACACCCATATCTATATATATAGCAATAACCATAGGAATTACGGTAATGGCGTTCGAAATGTTCGCACAAGATGCCAATTATTTTTCTACTCCTTTCTTTTGGGCTTTATTGATTATCATCACTATTTTACTGCTCATCATGAATTCTATCGGAGATTTGGTAGAAAACGAAAGATTTGCCAGGCTTACCGATGAAGAAAAGCAAGAATATATCACCAACAACACAACTCCATATTTTCAGAAGCTTTGGAATTCTGCTTTCAAAAAACAATCTCAAACTGAAGAAAAAGACCTTCTCATCGATCACGGTTTCGATGGAATTACCGAGCTCGACAACTCGTTACCCAAATGGTGGATTGGTCTTTTCTATTTTGGAATGATTTTCTGCGCCGTTTATATTATTGCGTTTGCCTTCACAGATTATGCTCACCCTGAAGCAGAATATGAGAAGGAATCTAAATTACAGCTTGCTTCCATTGAAGAATATGAAAAAACAGCTCCCGCAATCAACCTGGAAACTGCCAAATACAGTTCAGATTACGTTGCAGAAGGTGAACAATTATTTAAAACCAATTGTGTAACCTGTCATGCAGAAGGCGGAAAGGGCGGAATCGGTCCTAACCTTACCGACACGCACTGGATTAACATTAAAGAGAAAAGTTTATTTAAAAATGTTTTCTGGATGCTTGAAAATGGTTCGCCCAATAACCCAACCATGCGCCCATTTATAAAAGATGGAACCATTACAGGAAGAGACGCAGAAAAAATCGCATCCTATATATATCACATCAATCAAGAAAAAGCGCCTATTACTGAAAAGCAAGGCGGTGCAGCTCCGCAAGGAGAAATTGCAAAATGGCAAGAATAA